From Porphyromonadaceae bacterium W3.11, one genomic window encodes:
- the ruvB gene encoding Holliday junction branch migration DNA helicase RuvB produces MKDEDRIIEGLEEFDIRGVEQGTTVVPESDASVSDKDNALRPIAFEDFKGQDQVVSNLEIFVKAAKLRGESLDHVLLHGPPGLGKTTLSQIIANELGVNIKVTSGPVLDKPGDLAGVLTSLERNDVLFIDEIHRMPPVVEEYLYSAMEDFRIDIMIDKGPGARSIQIELEPFTLIGATTRSGLLTAPLRDRFGINMHLEYYDTDTLRGIILRSAEILGTMCDEQAAQEIAFRSRCTPRVANALLRRVRDYAQVKGSGRINLEIATYALEALNIDKHGLDQIDHKILTAIMDKFDGGPVGISTIATAIGEDSGTVEEVYEPFLIKEGFMKRTPRGREVTRLAYEHFGRDFHIKPLHKDLFSDID; encoded by the coding sequence ATGAAGGACGAGGATAGAATCATAGAGGGGCTAGAGGAGTTTGATATTCGTGGCGTAGAGCAGGGCACAACCGTTGTACCTGAGAGCGATGCCTCCGTTTCAGACAAAGACAATGCCCTACGTCCCATCGCCTTTGAGGACTTCAAGGGACAGGATCAGGTGGTCAGCAATCTGGAGATCTTTGTGAAGGCAGCGAAACTCAGAGGTGAGTCACTTGATCATGTCTTATTGCATGGACCTCCCGGTTTGGGGAAGACCACTTTATCCCAAATCATAGCGAACGAACTTGGCGTGAATATCAAGGTCACTTCGGGTCCTGTATTGGACAAGCCGGGAGACCTTGCAGGTGTACTCACCTCCCTAGAGCGTAATGATGTGCTTTTCATAGATGAGATACACCGTATGCCACCTGTCGTGGAAGAGTATCTGTACTCTGCCATGGAGGACTTTCGCATAGATATCATGATAGACAAAGGGCCTGGAGCAAGGAGTATCCAGATAGAGCTGGAGCCTTTCACCTTGATTGGTGCGACCACTAGAAGTGGACTTCTGACAGCACCTCTACGAGACCGATTTGGGATCAATATGCACTTGGAGTATTATGATACGGACACCCTTAGAGGCATCATTCTAAGGAGTGCGGAGATCCTCGGGACCATGTGTGATGAGCAAGCAGCACAGGAGATAGCCTTCCGTAGTCGATGCACCCCCCGTGTTGCGAATGCCCTCCTACGACGAGTGAGGGATTACGCACAGGTCAAAGGTTCTGGACGAATCAATCTAGAGATTGCTACCTACGCACTAGAGGCCTTGAATATTGATAAGCACGGGCTAGACCAGATTGACCACAAGATACTGACAGCCATTATGGATAAGTTTGATGGCGGACCTGTGGGCATCAGTACTATAGCGACAGCTATAGGCGAGGATTCTGGTACCGTGGAAGAGGTCTATGAGCCATTCCTTATTAAAGAAGGCTTTATGAAGCGAACGCCTCGAGGACGAGAAGTAACCCGTCTGGCCTACGAACATTTTGGAAGGGACTTTCACATCAAACCCCTCCATAAAGATCTTTTTAGTGACATAGATTAA